One region of Ictidomys tridecemlineatus isolate mIctTri1 unplaced genomic scaffold, mIctTri1.hap1 Scaffold_443, whole genome shotgun sequence genomic DNA includes:
- the LOC144373603 gene encoding transport and Golgi organization protein 1 homolog isoform X4 produces the protein MQPPHEDDFPKENTNRLNRNLHEEPNLLRHHFNMNHPEEPSLLNQPVTEDMGVSEVSQIPNTEKVDPELLITEGTPVDAADTENQLEIKVEEPADATLLDNILFLLYSFLLYLSKMLFTTLPDDDTQPGPDFYGLPWKPVVFTVFFGIVSFVIFFWRTALVKDRVYQVNEQQISKKVNNFMKENEELMQKLSNYEQKMKESKKQVQETMKQNMILSDEATNYKDKMKLLEKAKELLDEGAKSLHVMLESEREQKAKNQDLIMENKKSIEKLKDVISVNTSELSELQILLTEAKLREEKVKLKCCQLQKENTMLKKEKEQLQQEVKDWSTSHAELSEQMKSFEKTQKDLQVALSQKDDTINALTNHIKQLNRFQCESESEDQSRDESDELTNGELAGDQNEKIKDQIKQMMDVSQTKTTISVVEEDLKLLQLKLRASMSTKCNLEDQIKKLESDCNSLRSSKVGLEEECKTLRQKVEILNELYQQNEMALKKKVSQEEYERLEKEQRLSAADEKVVSTVQEVKNYKRRIEEMEEALQKTKHSFKNQIAMHEKKAHDNWLKAHSAERAIAEEKREVANLRQKQLEMTQKITVHQDEPGIVKPMLGRPDLQNPPQRDSGCGPAHMNSSSRSSSPAKVTNEGKVHMAMKGPPPFSGVPFMGPLMGRPPPPPIWYGPPLQLGGPFGPRPIPPPFGPGMRPPIGFREYAPGVTPGKWDLPFDPRDFFPGPAPAPFRPLGSFGPREYFIPGAPLPPPTHGPQDYGPPPAAKDLMPSGFKDETPPNSQEW, from the exons ATGCAGCCACCCCATGAAGatgattttcctaaagagaacacaaatcgtcttaatagaaatcttcatgaagagccaaacctcctgcgtcatcattttaatatgaaccatcctgaagagcccagcctcttgaatcaacctgtgactgaggacatgggtgtttcagaagtgtctcagatcccaaatactgagaaagtagacccag agctacttataacagaaggtactcctgttgatgctgctgatacagaaaaccaactagagataaaggtcgaagagccagcagatgccacccttttggacaacatacttttcttgttatattcattcttgctttatttgtctaagatg ctgtttactacattgcctgatgatgATACTCAgcctgggcctgatttttatggactaccatggaagcctgtagtattcactgttttctttgggattgtatcctttgtcattttcttttggagaactgctctt gtaaaagatagagtatatcaag tcaatgaacagcaaatttccaaaaaggtgaacaatttcatgaaagaaaatgaagaactaatgcagaaattgtcaaattatgaacagaag atgaaggaatcaaagaaacaggtccaagagaccatgaaacaaaatatgattctttctgatgaagcaactaattataag gataaaatgaagcttcttgaaaaagctaaagaacttctggatgagggagctaaaagtcttcatgttatgttagaatctgagagagaacagaaagctaagaatcaggacttg ataatggaaaataagaaatctatagagaagcttaaagatgtcatttcagtaaatacttctgaactttcagag cttcaaattctccttactgaagctaagcttcgtgaagagaaggtgaagttgaaatgctgtcagcttcagaaagaaaataccatgcttaagaaggagaaagagcag ttgcagcaggaagtaaaagactggagtacatcacacgctgagctcagtgaacaaatgaaatcatttgagaagacccagaaagatttacaagtagctcttagtcaaaaagatgatactattaat gctttgaCTAATCACATCAAACAGTTGAATCGGtttcaatgtgaatctgaatctgaggatcaaagtcgagatgagtcagatgaattaaccaatggagagttagcag gtgatcagaacgagaagatcaaagatcaaattaagcagatgatggatgtctctcag acaaaaactacaatatcagtagttgaagaggatctaaaacttttacaacttaagctaagagcctcgatgtccacaaaatgtaatctagaag accaaataaagaaattagaaagtgactgcaattcactacggtcttctaaagttggactggaagaggaatgcaaaactcttaggcagaaagtggagattttaaatgaactctaccagcaaaatgagatggcactaaaaaa gaaagtgagccaagaagaatatgagagactagaaaaagagcagcggctgtcagctgcagatgaaaaggtggtttccactgtacaggaagttaaaaattacaa gcggagaattgaagagatggaagaagcattacagaaaaccaagcactcgtttaaaaaccag attgctatgcatgagaagaaagctcatgataattgg ctcaaagctcattctgcagaaagagctatagctgaagagaaaagggaagttgctaatttgagacagaa acaattggaaatgacccaaaagatcACAGTGCATCAAGATGAACCCgggattgtaaaacctatgctgggaagaccagatttacaaaatcctcctcagagag actcaggatgtggtccagctcacatgaacagcagctccagaagttcttctccagctaaggtgacgaatgagggcaag gttcatatggctatgaaagggccccctcctttctcaggggtacccttcatgggACCCCTGATGGgacggcctccaccacctcccatttggtatggaccgccacttcagctcggtgggccttttgggcctcggccaattcctccaccatttg gtcctggtatgcgtccaccaataggcttcagagaatatgcaccaggtgttacacctggaaaatgggatttgccttttgaccctcgtgatttttttccaggacctgcaccagcaccatttagacctttaggctcatttggcccaagagagtacttcattcctggtgccccattaccacctccaactcatggtccccaagactatgggccaccacctgctgcaaaagacttaatgccttcaggctttaaagatgaaactcCACCTAATTCTCAAGAGTGGTGA
- the LOC144373603 gene encoding transport and Golgi organization protein 1 homolog isoform X1, giving the protein MYRGEAVEDFTGPDCRFVNFKKGDPVYVYYKLAEVSPELWAGSVGRMFGYFPKDFIKVVREYTKEELQIPTDETDFVCFDVGGDDFDNYNVEELLEFWELYDSANEDSEKAIEKVGQFPEVSQDVEPEPKPVVANSQQIESAFSENTVDLEEQFLAQKNHPHADSQTDNAQGEQTSFELFVEILPDKLKVPESEKNKTSNISQVSNEQEKTDAYKLLKKEINPYLETKENKQEMSIIWKILKKTETTAKRVDMMDKEREMQPPHEDDFPKENTNRLNRNLHEEPNLLRHHFNMNHPEEPSLLNQPVTEDMGVSEVSQIPNTEKVDPELLITEGTPVDAADTENQLEIKVEEPADATLLDNILFLLYSFLLYLSKMLFTTLPDDDTQPGPDFYGLPWKPVVFTVFFGIVSFVIFFWRTALVKDRVYQVNEQQISKKVNNFMKENEELMQKLSNYEQKMKESKKQVQETMKQNMILSDEATNYKDKMKLLEKAKELLDEGAKSLHVMLESEREQKAKNQDLIMENKKSIEKLKDVISVNTSELSELQILLTEAKLREEKVKLKCCQLQKENTMLKKEKEQLQQEVKDWSTSHAELSEQMKSFEKTQKDLQVALSQKDDTINALTNHIKQLNRFQCESESEDQSRDESDELTNGELAGDQNEKIKDQIKQMMDVSQTKTTISVVEEDLKLLQLKLRASMSTKCNLEDQIKKLESDCNSLRSSKVGLEEECKTLRQKVEILNELYQQNEMALKKKVSQEEYERLEKEQRLSAADEKVVSTVQEVKNYKRRIEEMEEALQKTKHSFKNQIAMHEKKAHDNWLKAHSAERAIAEEKREVANLRQKQLEMTQKITVHQDEPGIVKPMLGRPDLQNPPQRDSGCGPAHMNSSSRSSSPAKVTNEGKVHMAMKGPPPFSGVPFMGPLMGRPPPPPIWYGPPLQLGGPFGPRPIPPPFGPGMRPPIGFREYAPGVTPGKWDLPFDPRDFFPGPAPAPFRPLGSFGPREYFIPGAPLPPPTHGPQDYGPPPAAKDLMPSGFKDETPPNSQEW; this is encoded by the exons gagacagattttgtttgttttgatgttggaggagatgattttgataattataacgtAGAAGAACTTCTAGAATTTTGGGAATTGTAtgattctgcaaatgaagattctgagaaagctatagaaaaagtgggacaatttcctgaagtctcccaggatgttgaacctgaacctaaaccagtagtagcaaactcacaacaaattgaaagtgcattctcagaaaacactgtggatcttgaggaacaatttttggctcagaagaaccatcctcatgcagatagtcaaacagataatgctcagggtgaacaaacttcatttgaactttttgtagaaatactaccagataaattgaaagtgccagaaagtgaaaaaaacaaaaccagcaacatttctcaggtctcaaacgaacaagagaagactgatgcttataaacttttgaaaaaagaaatcaatccttatctagaaaccaaagaaaacaaacaagaaatgagtataatttggaagattttaaagaaaactgaaaccacagccaaaagggtagacatgatggacaaggaacgag AGATGCAGCCACCCCATGAAGatgattttcctaaagagaacacaaatcgtcttaatagaaatcttcatgaagagccaaacctcctgcgtcatcattttaatatgaaccatcctgaagagcccagcctcttgaatcaacctgtgactgaggacatgggtgtttcagaagtgtctcagatcccaaatactgagaaagtagacccag agctacttataacagaaggtactcctgttgatgctgctgatacagaaaaccaactagagataaaggtcgaagagccagcagatgccacccttttggacaacatacttttcttgttatattcattcttgctttatttgtctaagatg ctgtttactacattgcctgatgatgATACTCAgcctgggcctgatttttatggactaccatggaagcctgtagtattcactgttttctttgggattgtatcctttgtcattttcttttggagaactgctctt gtaaaagatagagtatatcaag tcaatgaacagcaaatttccaaaaaggtgaacaatttcatgaaagaaaatgaagaactaatgcagaaattgtcaaattatgaacagaag atgaaggaatcaaagaaacaggtccaagagaccatgaaacaaaatatgattctttctgatgaagcaactaattataag gataaaatgaagcttcttgaaaaagctaaagaacttctggatgagggagctaaaagtcttcatgttatgttagaatctgagagagaacagaaagctaagaatcaggacttg ataatggaaaataagaaatctatagagaagcttaaagatgtcatttcagtaaatacttctgaactttcagag cttcaaattctccttactgaagctaagcttcgtgaagagaaggtgaagttgaaatgctgtcagcttcagaaagaaaataccatgcttaagaaggagaaagagcag ttgcagcaggaagtaaaagactggagtacatcacacgctgagctcagtgaacaaatgaaatcatttgagaagacccagaaagatttacaagtagctcttagtcaaaaagatgatactattaat gctttgaCTAATCACATCAAACAGTTGAATCGGtttcaatgtgaatctgaatctgaggatcaaagtcgagatgagtcagatgaattaaccaatggagagttagcag gtgatcagaacgagaagatcaaagatcaaattaagcagatgatggatgtctctcag acaaaaactacaatatcagtagttgaagaggatctaaaacttttacaacttaagctaagagcctcgatgtccacaaaatgtaatctagaag accaaataaagaaattagaaagtgactgcaattcactacggtcttctaaagttggactggaagaggaatgcaaaactcttaggcagaaagtggagattttaaatgaactctaccagcaaaatgagatggcactaaaaaa gaaagtgagccaagaagaatatgagagactagaaaaagagcagcggctgtcagctgcagatgaaaaggtggtttccactgtacaggaagttaaaaattacaa gcggagaattgaagagatggaagaagcattacagaaaaccaagcactcgtttaaaaaccag attgctatgcatgagaagaaagctcatgataattgg ctcaaagctcattctgcagaaagagctatagctgaagagaaaagggaagttgctaatttgagacagaa acaattggaaatgacccaaaagatcACAGTGCATCAAGATGAACCCgggattgtaaaacctatgctgggaagaccagatttacaaaatcctcctcagagag actcaggatgtggtccagctcacatgaacagcagctccagaagttcttctccagctaaggtgacgaatgagggcaag gttcatatggctatgaaagggccccctcctttctcaggggtacccttcatgggACCCCTGATGGgacggcctccaccacctcccatttggtatggaccgccacttcagctcggtgggccttttgggcctcggccaattcctccaccatttg gtcctggtatgcgtccaccaataggcttcagagaatatgcaccaggtgttacacctggaaaatgggatttgccttttgaccctcgtgatttttttccaggacctgcaccagcaccatttagacctttaggctcatttggcccaagagagtacttcattcctggtgccccattaccacctccaactcatggtccccaagactatgggccaccacctgctgcaaaagacttaatgccttcaggctttaaagatgaaactcCACCTAATTCTCAAGAGTGGTGA
- the LOC144373603 gene encoding transport and Golgi organization protein 1 homolog isoform X3 codes for MYRGEAVEDFTGPDCRFVNFKKGDPVYVYYKLAEVSPELWAGSVGRMFGYFPKDFIKVVREYTKEELQIPTDETDFVCFDVGGDDFDNYNVEELLEFWELYDSANEDSEKAIEKVGQFPEVSQDVEPEPKPVVANSQQIESAFSENTVDLEEQFLAQKNHPHADSQTDNAQGEQTSFELFVEILPDKLKVPESEKNKTSNISQVSNEQEKTDAYKLLKKEINPYLETKENKQEMSIIWKILKKTETTAKRVDMMDKEREMQPPHEDDFPKENTNRLNRNLHEEPNLLRHHFNMNHPEEPSLLNQPVTEDMGVSEVSQIPNTEKVDPELLITEGTPVDAADTENQLEIKVEEPADATLLDNILFLLYSFLLYLSKMVKDRVYQVNEQQISKKVNNFMKENEELMQKLSNYEQKMKESKKQVQETMKQNMILSDEATNYKDKMKLLEKAKELLDEGAKSLHVMLESEREQKAKNQDLIMENKKSIEKLKDVISVNTSELSELQILLTEAKLREEKVKLKCCQLQKENTMLKKEKEQLQQEVKDWSTSHAELSEQMKSFEKTQKDLQVALSQKDDTINALTNHIKQLNRFQCESESEDQSRDESDELTNGELAGDQNEKIKDQIKQMMDVSQTKTTISVVEEDLKLLQLKLRASMSTKCNLEDQIKKLESDCNSLRSSKVGLEEECKTLRQKVEILNELYQQNEMALKKKVSQEEYERLEKEQRLSAADEKVVSTVQEVKNYKRRIEEMEEALQKTKHSFKNQIAMHEKKAHDNWLKAHSAERAIAEEKREVANLRQKQLEMTQKITVHQDEPGIVKPMLGRPDLQNPPQRDSGCGPAHMNSSSRSSSPAKVTNEGKVHMAMKGPPPFSGVPFMGPLMGRPPPPPIWYGPPLQLGGPFGPRPIPPPFGPGMRPPIGFREYAPGVTPGKWDLPFDPRDFFPGPAPAPFRPLGSFGPREYFIPGAPLPPPTHGPQDYGPPPAAKDLMPSGFKDETPPNSQEW; via the exons gagacagattttgtttgttttgatgttggaggagatgattttgataattataacgtAGAAGAACTTCTAGAATTTTGGGAATTGTAtgattctgcaaatgaagattctgagaaagctatagaaaaagtgggacaatttcctgaagtctcccaggatgttgaacctgaacctaaaccagtagtagcaaactcacaacaaattgaaagtgcattctcagaaaacactgtggatcttgaggaacaatttttggctcagaagaaccatcctcatgcagatagtcaaacagataatgctcagggtgaacaaacttcatttgaactttttgtagaaatactaccagataaattgaaagtgccagaaagtgaaaaaaacaaaaccagcaacatttctcaggtctcaaacgaacaagagaagactgatgcttataaacttttgaaaaaagaaatcaatccttatctagaaaccaaagaaaacaaacaagaaatgagtataatttggaagattttaaagaaaactgaaaccacagccaaaagggtagacatgatggacaaggaacgag AGATGCAGCCACCCCATGAAGatgattttcctaaagagaacacaaatcgtcttaatagaaatcttcatgaagagccaaacctcctgcgtcatcattttaatatgaaccatcctgaagagcccagcctcttgaatcaacctgtgactgaggacatgggtgtttcagaagtgtctcagatcccaaatactgagaaagtagacccag agctacttataacagaaggtactcctgttgatgctgctgatacagaaaaccaactagagataaaggtcgaagagccagcagatgccacccttttggacaacatacttttcttgttatattcattcttgctttatttgtctaagatg gtaaaagatagagtatatcaag tcaatgaacagcaaatttccaaaaaggtgaacaatttcatgaaagaaaatgaagaactaatgcagaaattgtcaaattatgaacagaag atgaaggaatcaaagaaacaggtccaagagaccatgaaacaaaatatgattctttctgatgaagcaactaattataag gataaaatgaagcttcttgaaaaagctaaagaacttctggatgagggagctaaaagtcttcatgttatgttagaatctgagagagaacagaaagctaagaatcaggacttg ataatggaaaataagaaatctatagagaagcttaaagatgtcatttcagtaaatacttctgaactttcagag cttcaaattctccttactgaagctaagcttcgtgaagagaaggtgaagttgaaatgctgtcagcttcagaaagaaaataccatgcttaagaaggagaaagagcag ttgcagcaggaagtaaaagactggagtacatcacacgctgagctcagtgaacaaatgaaatcatttgagaagacccagaaagatttacaagtagctcttagtcaaaaagatgatactattaat gctttgaCTAATCACATCAAACAGTTGAATCGGtttcaatgtgaatctgaatctgaggatcaaagtcgagatgagtcagatgaattaaccaatggagagttagcag gtgatcagaacgagaagatcaaagatcaaattaagcagatgatggatgtctctcag acaaaaactacaatatcagtagttgaagaggatctaaaacttttacaacttaagctaagagcctcgatgtccacaaaatgtaatctagaag accaaataaagaaattagaaagtgactgcaattcactacggtcttctaaagttggactggaagaggaatgcaaaactcttaggcagaaagtggagattttaaatgaactctaccagcaaaatgagatggcactaaaaaa gaaagtgagccaagaagaatatgagagactagaaaaagagcagcggctgtcagctgcagatgaaaaggtggtttccactgtacaggaagttaaaaattacaa gcggagaattgaagagatggaagaagcattacagaaaaccaagcactcgtttaaaaaccag attgctatgcatgagaagaaagctcatgataattgg ctcaaagctcattctgcagaaagagctatagctgaagagaaaagggaagttgctaatttgagacagaa acaattggaaatgacccaaaagatcACAGTGCATCAAGATGAACCCgggattgtaaaacctatgctgggaagaccagatttacaaaatcctcctcagagag actcaggatgtggtccagctcacatgaacagcagctccagaagttcttctccagctaaggtgacgaatgagggcaag gttcatatggctatgaaagggccccctcctttctcaggggtacccttcatgggACCCCTGATGGgacggcctccaccacctcccatttggtatggaccgccacttcagctcggtgggccttttgggcctcggccaattcctccaccatttg gtcctggtatgcgtccaccaataggcttcagagaatatgcaccaggtgttacacctggaaaatgggatttgccttttgaccctcgtgatttttttccaggacctgcaccagcaccatttagacctttaggctcatttggcccaagagagtacttcattcctggtgccccattaccacctccaactcatggtccccaagactatgggccaccacctgctgcaaaagacttaatgccttcaggctttaaagatgaaactcCACCTAATTCTCAAGAGTGGTGA